Proteins encoded together in one Cherax quadricarinatus isolate ZL_2023a chromosome 68, ASM3850222v1, whole genome shotgun sequence window:
- the LOC128697728 gene encoding facilitated trehalose transporter Tret1-2 homolog yields the protein MAFKGWFIYRWRQICASCMVVCAVLCTGTVVGWSVEVSRIMQDPYANFNLTVDDQEWLVSCAGVVAIFTTAGSGFLVEAVGPCRLLSLVLLPAMVGWIFIAATESLVWIFLGRIITGGVGFMLTTVAQPLLAEMCTADVRGLLSSLPEMMVSVGMLLVYVLARFLDWQSTTLVCGLLLFPVTVGVLFVPESPYWLLKKGKEKLALRALMKLRAPEHDVDSELSSIRDALNQHAQHSSFLQQFRSLKEPGNYRPVVLVTGIFILRELGGAMVIFMYAVYFFENAGVTIDPFTCSVLVGVCRLVFTLISAVVIDRLGRRPLLIVSSIVCGGALFVTGGVLYSDDQGVGWVPLTAVMVYVASFGLGTGPVPWILLGELLPTPVRSLGASICTSIFVISLFLVTQVFPDLTIAIGLRNAVMVFGAFELLLALVAFLFLPETRGRTLEDLQHAFVGSSALTPFTHATREGYTPAYGSTFPSTSQVMEKVH from the exons ATGGCATTTAAAGGGTGGTTTATCTACAGATGGCGACAG ATCTGTGCATCGTGcatggtggtgtgtgcagtgttgtgtactggcaCTGTAGTGGGATGGTCTGTGGAGGTGTCTCGTATCATGCAAGACCCCTACGCTAACTTCAACCTCACTGTTGACGACCAGGAGTGGCTTG tgtCGTGTGCTGGTGTGGTGGCCATCTTCACGACGGCCGGCAGCGGCTTcttggtggaagctgtgggtccCTGTCGTCTCCTCAGCTTGGTGCTGCTGCCCGCCATGGTCGGCTGGATCTTTATTGCAGCCACGGAGTCTCTGGTTTGGATCTTCTTGGGGCGAATCATCACAGGTGGTGTGGGTTTTATGCTCACCACAGTGGCGCAG CCTCTGCTAGCGGAGATGTGCACTGCTGACGTGCGTGGGTTGCTGTCATCGCTGCCcgagatgatggtgagtgtgggaaTGCTGCTGGTATACGTGTTGGCACGCTTCCTTGACTGGCAGAGCACTACCCTCGTCTGTGGGCTCCTTCTCTTCCCTGTCACCGTCGGTGTCCTTTTTGTGCCCGAGTCTCCATACTGGCTCCTCAAGAAAGGAAAGGAGAAGCTGGCTCTCAG GGCCCTGATGAAGCTGCGAGCTCCTGAACATGATGTGGACTCCGAACTTAGCAGTATCCGTGATGCCCTCAACCAGCACGCCCAACACAGCTCTTTCCTGCAACAG TTCCGATCACTGAAGGAACCAGGTAACTACCGGCCCGTCGTGCTGGTGACCGGAATCTTCATCCTGCGGGAGCTGGGGGGCGCCATGGTGATCTTCATGTACGCCGTGTATTTCTTCGAGAATGCTGGGGTGACCATCGACCCCTTCACCTGCTCTGTGTTGGTGGGCGTGTGTCGTCTGGTCTTCACGCTGATTTCCGCCGTCGTTATTGACAGGCTGGGCAGGCGGCCTCTCCTCATTGTCTCGTCCATCGTCTGTGGTGGCGCCCTCTTTGTTACTG GTGGGGTGCTATACTCCGACGACCAAGGGGTGGGCTGGGTGCCCCTCACAGCAGTCATGGTCTACGTGGCATCCTTTGGCCTGGGCACGGGCCCTGTGCCCTGGATCCTCCTAGGAGAACTGCTGCCCACGCCCGTTCGATCTCTGGGAGCATCGATATGCACCAGTATCTTTGTCATCTCTCTCTTCCTTGTCACCCAG GTGTTCCCTGACCTGACTATCGCCATCGGATTGCGGAACGCCGTCATGGTGTTCGGTGCCTTCGAACTCCTGCTGGCGCTGGTAGCCTTCCTCTTCCTGCCGGAGACCCGAGGCCGCACCTTGGAGGACCTGCAACACGCCTTCGTCGGTAGCTCCGCCCTCACGCCCTTCACCCACGCCACCCGCGAGGGTTACACTCCCGCCTACGGTAGCACCTTCCCTTCCACATCACAGGTTATGGAGAAGGTTCATTAG